In one window of Candidatus Scalindua sp. DNA:
- a CDS encoding glycosyltransferase, with protein MKIALLSPIAWRTPPRHYGPWEQMVSLLSEGLVRKGLDVTLFATGDSITNARLKAIVPHGYEEERELDPKVCECLHISGFFDQANEYDIIHNHFDFLPLTYTGLVATPVVTTIHGFSSPKILPVYKKYNGKVSYVSISDADRNRELDYVATVHHGIEVEKSSFREQHGEYLLFFGRIHHDKGTYEAVQVAKRSGMNLIIAGIVQDRDYFETKVVPYLDDSTIKYIGPVYADKKNELLKNAYALLHMINFDEPFGLSLIEAMACGTPVIAIPRGAIPEIIDDEKTGFLVKDIDEAVTALRKIPELKRVDCQRAVEEKFSVDTMVDRYMEVYRQILQNSTPNARRASPPWGKWEVLLDTPGYKVKRITVLPGKRLSYQKHFRRKEHWMVVEGKAVVTLDGKEICIEEGESVDIPQEAAHRIANRENKQMTFIEVQQGEYFGEDDIIRLEDDYGRAGEE; from the coding sequence TTGAAAATTGCCTTGTTAAGTCCCATCGCCTGGAGAACGCCACCCAGGCATTACGGTCCCTGGGAGCAGATGGTATCGCTCCTTTCAGAAGGCCTTGTAAGAAAAGGGCTTGACGTTACGCTCTTTGCCACCGGAGACTCCATAACAAACGCAAGGCTCAAGGCCATTGTCCCACACGGGTACGAAGAAGAGAGGGAATTAGACCCGAAGGTCTGTGAATGCCTTCATATCTCAGGCTTTTTTGATCAGGCAAATGAATATGATATTATCCACAATCATTTTGATTTCCTTCCTCTTACGTATACCGGTCTTGTTGCAACCCCCGTTGTAACAACCATACATGGGTTCTCGTCCCCTAAAATACTCCCCGTCTACAAAAAATATAATGGCAAAGTCTCTTACGTGTCCATAAGTGATGCAGACCGAAACCGTGAACTTGATTATGTTGCTACCGTACATCACGGCATAGAGGTCGAGAAATCCAGTTTCCGCGAACAGCATGGTGAATACCTTCTGTTCTTTGGCAGGATACATCATGACAAAGGGACCTATGAGGCGGTTCAGGTGGCGAAAAGATCCGGTATGAATCTCATCATTGCCGGTATTGTTCAGGACAGGGACTATTTTGAAACGAAGGTTGTTCCTTACCTGGATGATTCAACCATCAAATACATTGGCCCTGTTTATGCTGATAAGAAAAACGAATTATTGAAGAATGCGTATGCGTTACTGCACATGATTAATTTTGATGAACCATTCGGCTTGAGCCTTATTGAGGCGATGGCCTGCGGGACACCCGTGATTGCAATCCCCAGGGGCGCAATTCCAGAGATTATTGATGATGAAAAGACCGGTTTCCTGGTAAAAGATATAGATGAAGCGGTAACCGCACTACGGAAGATTCCGGAATTGAAACGGGTAGACTGCCAAAGAGCTGTTGAAGAAAAATTCAGCGTAGACACGATGGTAGACAGGTACATGGAAGTTTACAGGCAAATACTGCAGAATTCAACGCCGAATGCAAGAAGGGCATCTCCTCCATGGGGTAAATGGGAGGTATTATTGGATACGCCTGGTTATAAGGTAAAGAGAATAACGGTATTACCTGGAAAAAGACTGAGCTATCAGAAGCACTTCAGGAGAAAGGAACACTGGATGGTAGTGGAGGGAAAGGCGGTGGTAACCCTGGATGGTAAAGAAATATGTATCGAGGAAGGGGAATCAGTGGACATACCTCAGGAAGCAGCACATCGAATAGCTAACAGGGAAAACAAACAGATGACGTTTATAGAGGTGCAACAGGGAGAGTATTTTGGAGAGGATGATATTATTCGCCTGGAAGATGATTATGGAAGGGCAGGGGAAGAGTGA
- a CDS encoding ABC transporter permease, which produces MNSFVAVFKRELKSYFTTPIAYVFLVVFLFFSGYLTFKDGFFEMRQADMGVFFMNIPLLFVFLVPATSMRLWAEERRIGSIELLLTLPITVTQAVLGKFFSAWLFLVIALALTFPMVITVCFLGDPDVSLIITGYLGSVLLAGGFLSIGCFFSIVSKNQVISFVLSVVTCAVLVFAGMPTTLNYLSAFLPAGLVSAIGNFSFQVHFESIQKGMLEFKDISYFILMIVGWIVAGTYILDERKAY; this is translated from the coding sequence ATGAACAGTTTTGTAGCGGTATTCAAGAGAGAGTTGAAATCGTACTTTACGACACCTATTGCATATGTCTTTCTTGTTGTTTTCCTGTTTTTTTCCGGTTACCTTACATTCAAGGACGGTTTTTTTGAAATGCGGCAGGCAGACATGGGTGTATTTTTTATGAATATACCTCTCCTGTTTGTTTTCCTGGTTCCAGCAACATCAATGCGGCTGTGGGCAGAGGAACGCAGGATTGGTTCTATTGAGCTTCTCCTGACACTGCCGATTACCGTTACACAGGCGGTGCTGGGAAAGTTTTTTTCTGCATGGCTTTTTCTTGTCATCGCTCTCGCCTTGACCTTTCCTATGGTTATTACTGTCTGTTTCCTGGGAGATCCGGATGTGAGCCTGATAATTACGGGATACCTGGGAAGTGTCTTACTGGCAGGGGGATTTCTTTCGATCGGCTGTTTTTTTTCAATAGTCAGCAAGAACCAGGTCATCAGTTTTGTTCTTTCGGTTGTTACCTGTGCAGTGCTTGTCTTTGCAGGGATGCCAACCACCTTAAACTATCTTTCAGCATTTTTACCTGCTGGTTTGGTCTCAGCAATTGGAAATTTCAGTTTTCAGGTACACTTTGAATCCATCCAAAAAGGAATGCTGGAATTTAAAGACATCTCTTATTTCATATTGATGATCGTTGGCTGGATTGTTGCTGGTACCTATATATTAGACGAAAGGAAGGCCTACTGA
- a CDS encoding DUF4340 domain-containing protein yields MSGKKLMILGIVTACMIAWAVVQSHVAKRYSSEPTVPVYVIQGLDPTDIGTIILGSGEDSLTLKREGSNFAVLNKDNYPAVTKEINTLITSCMDIRTAELYTENPANHKDLGVTEEEATYVVKFLKPDSDFLAGVIIGKNKEQSSGSFVRMLPGDKVYVSLERPWIKDQVMDYIDTEILSLAREDIESVTVQSPDETYTLHAENGREGIVLENLPAGKKVKASESEKVFTALTNLQFQDVKKKSAADGELSFERRFICKEKNSTVYTIKIAQRDNKTYVMCECEFTDNTPVKKEKGVESEEELKKKESKLLAMEDAKGFLVRHSGWIYEIPENAAKNLTIKLSALLVDEEDISQEENEAEKSDGEG; encoded by the coding sequence ATGAGTGGTAAAAAGCTTATGATTTTAGGTATTGTTACGGCCTGTATGATTGCGTGGGCTGTAGTCCAGTCGCACGTAGCGAAAAGGTATAGTTCAGAGCCAACGGTTCCGGTATATGTCATACAAGGTCTAGACCCAACAGATATCGGAACTATTATATTGGGAAGTGGAGAAGACTCTTTAACCCTGAAGCGGGAGGGCTCGAATTTTGCCGTGTTGAACAAAGATAATTATCCGGCTGTCACAAAAGAGATAAACACGCTTATTACCTCGTGCATGGATATCCGTACCGCTGAGCTCTACACAGAAAATCCGGCAAATCACAAGGATCTTGGCGTAACGGAAGAAGAGGCAACTTATGTGGTGAAATTCCTGAAACCAGATTCCGATTTCCTCGCCGGTGTTATCATAGGGAAAAATAAGGAACAGAGCAGCGGCTCTTTTGTGAGGATGCTTCCGGGGGATAAGGTGTACGTTTCACTTGAACGCCCCTGGATTAAGGACCAGGTAATGGATTATATAGACACGGAGATACTTTCTTTAGCCCGTGAAGATATTGAGTCCGTTACCGTTCAATCTCCTGATGAAACCTATACTCTGCATGCAGAAAACGGTAGAGAAGGCATTGTGCTGGAAAATCTCCCCGCCGGGAAAAAAGTGAAAGCTAGCGAATCTGAAAAAGTCTTCACCGCTTTAACAAATCTGCAGTTCCAGGATGTTAAGAAAAAATCGGCTGCAGACGGAGAGTTGTCCTTTGAGAGAAGGTTCATCTGTAAAGAGAAAAACTCTACAGTTTATACCATCAAGATTGCTCAAAGGGATAACAAGACCTATGTAATGTGTGAATGCGAATTTACCGATAATACACCCGTCAAAAAGGAAAAAGGTGTTGAATCAGAAGAAGAGTTAAAGAAAAAAGAGTCTAAACTGCTTGCAATGGAGGATGCAAAGGGGTTTCTGGTAAGACACAGCGGATGGATATACGAGATTCCTGAAAATGCTGCAAAGAATCTGACAATCAAACTGTCGGCATTATTAGTAGACGAAGAAGATATCTCTCAAGAGGAGAATGAAGCAGAAAAAAGTGATGGAGAAGGATAA
- a CDS encoding ATP-binding cassette domain-containing protein, translated as MISIKELRRSFGSIVAVDGVSFNVEKGQVLGFLGPNGAGKSTIMKMLACFLRPDSGTATVCGHDILKHPVRVRQCIGYLAENVPLYNEMTVGDFLNFVCDARNIKGKERKQSLDRVVPMCSIESVYHQTIETLSKGYKRRVGLAQTLIHDPEVLILDEPTDGLDPNQKHEVRGLINKMAKEKCIIVSTHILEEVDAVCSRTIIISKGKILVDSTPNELKEQHQCSLDEVFRKITKSKTD; from the coding sequence ATGATCAGCATAAAAGAGCTTCGAAGAAGTTTTGGGTCAATAGTTGCTGTTGATGGGGTTTCATTCAATGTCGAAAAAGGTCAAGTACTGGGATTTCTCGGGCCGAATGGGGCAGGAAAAAGTACGATAATGAAGATGCTGGCCTGTTTCTTGAGGCCGGATAGCGGAACGGCCACTGTCTGTGGCCATGATATATTGAAACATCCCGTCAGAGTGAGACAGTGTATCGGTTATCTGGCGGAAAATGTACCTCTCTATAATGAAATGACGGTAGGTGATTTTCTCAATTTTGTTTGTGATGCGAGAAACATAAAAGGTAAAGAGCGAAAGCAATCACTGGACCGAGTTGTGCCGATGTGTTCCATCGAATCGGTCTACCATCAGACTATCGAGACCCTTTCAAAGGGATATAAACGGCGGGTAGGGCTTGCACAGACATTGATTCATGACCCTGAAGTGCTGATCCTGGATGAACCGACAGATGGCCTTGACCCTAATCAGAAACATGAAGTGAGGGGGCTCATAAATAAAATGGCAAAAGAGAAGTGTATTATTGTATCTACTCACATTCTCGAAGAAGTTGACGCCGTATGCTCCCGGACCATCATCATATCCAAAGGGAAAATATTGGTAGATTCAACACCGAATGAATTGAAAGAACAACATCAATGCAGCCTTGATGAAGTTTTTCGCAAAATTACAAAGTCAAAAACGGATTAA
- a CDS encoding Gldg family protein, with protein sequence MSKTIQMVIGVILVLVIMFSSISVCQDIGKSLKLDVTEQRLYTLSDGTRAILAKLRQPVAVKLYYAETAALKGPDQIRFFNNYYQYVKSLLEEYVSSANGMIDFQVIDPRPYSESEAKALQYGLSKFSITEEESFFFGLVVQTQFGVEKVIPFFSPDRQSFLEYDISYLIDTAITRQKTKIGIMSSLPVMGDDLSGYMAQMMRMQGQQPEPSWTIVNQLKKQYEIKAVSTEVDEIEDVDILLVIHPKELPEKTLFAIDQFVLKGGRTIVCVDPHCYADPPDQKAAMLSGAAPAQNSDLNRLFKTWGVEMPANTFAGDRSLALKATLMPNQRPEKLIGFLDLTSQCFNPDSVITAELNQVRLLFAGVLQETGDYQKEEGVGNIERRTLLSTTNKGNSWSVSSSYELLVPDPSQLMKKFVDGNNPVVMGSLITGKFKSSFPDGILIDAVKGESPEETEKPEVEKKNITGLTEATEECVVAIFTDVDFISDLVAYQDTFLGKIVIGDNSTLLLNTIDDLRGSSELISIRSRGSYKRPFTVVDAIEQKAERETSAEEDKINAEIAGFQDELNSIISSAKEGEEEIIGSSILQKKKDIELKIHKAQRELRRVKMKRREQIESLGNVLRNLNMLMTPGIILIIAIVLGIRRSARKRHYISHASDS encoded by the coding sequence ATGAGTAAGACTATTCAAATGGTTATCGGTGTTATCCTTGTTCTGGTGATAATGTTTTCTTCAATTAGCGTTTGTCAGGATATCGGCAAATCATTGAAACTCGATGTGACGGAACAGAGGCTTTATACCCTTTCAGATGGAACAAGAGCCATTCTGGCCAAGCTCCGTCAGCCTGTTGCCGTAAAGCTGTATTATGCTGAAACGGCAGCCCTGAAAGGGCCTGACCAGATCAGGTTTTTCAACAACTATTACCAGTACGTAAAGTCTCTGCTGGAAGAGTATGTATCGTCAGCAAATGGCATGATTGATTTCCAGGTGATTGACCCAAGGCCCTATTCCGAAAGCGAGGCAAAGGCATTACAGTACGGACTAAGTAAATTCTCCATTACCGAAGAGGAGAGTTTTTTCTTTGGCCTTGTGGTCCAGACTCAGTTCGGGGTAGAAAAGGTTATACCGTTCTTTTCGCCTGACCGACAGAGTTTTCTTGAGTATGATATTAGCTACCTGATCGATACCGCCATCACTCGCCAGAAAACAAAAATTGGAATCATGAGTTCCCTGCCGGTGATGGGAGACGACCTGAGCGGATATATGGCTCAGATGATGAGGATGCAGGGGCAGCAACCAGAGCCATCATGGACGATTGTAAATCAGCTGAAAAAGCAGTATGAGATCAAGGCCGTTTCCACAGAAGTTGATGAGATAGAGGATGTTGATATCCTCCTTGTTATCCATCCAAAGGAGTTGCCGGAAAAAACCCTCTTTGCCATAGATCAATTTGTGCTCAAGGGAGGCAGGACTATTGTTTGTGTCGATCCTCACTGCTATGCCGATCCGCCTGATCAAAAGGCTGCCATGTTAAGCGGGGCAGCACCTGCACAGAATTCTGATCTGAATCGCCTGTTTAAGACATGGGGTGTGGAAATGCCCGCAAACACTTTTGCCGGTGATCGCTCGCTGGCCTTGAAGGCGACGTTAATGCCGAATCAAAGGCCTGAAAAGCTTATTGGTTTTCTTGATTTAACATCACAATGCTTCAATCCCGATAGTGTTATTACGGCAGAACTTAACCAGGTCAGGCTTCTCTTTGCCGGTGTATTGCAGGAAACAGGAGATTATCAAAAAGAGGAAGGGGTGGGTAATATTGAACGGAGAACTCTTCTATCGACTACCAATAAAGGAAACAGCTGGTCAGTCAGCAGCTCGTATGAGCTGCTTGTTCCAGATCCCTCACAACTTATGAAAAAGTTTGTTGATGGGAACAATCCCGTGGTAATGGGTTCTCTCATCACCGGCAAGTTTAAGAGCAGTTTTCCGGATGGTATTTTGATTGATGCCGTCAAAGGGGAGTCACCGGAGGAAACAGAAAAGCCGGAGGTCGAAAAGAAAAATATTACAGGTTTAACAGAAGCAACAGAAGAGTGTGTTGTTGCGATATTTACGGATGTTGATTTTATCAGCGATCTTGTTGCATACCAGGATACATTCTTAGGCAAGATAGTCATTGGAGATAACAGTACCCTGCTCTTGAATACCATTGACGACCTGAGAGGGTCCAGTGAATTAATTTCAATTCGATCACGAGGCAGCTACAAGCGGCCATTTACCGTGGTTGATGCCATAGAGCAGAAAGCGGAGAGAGAAACATCAGCGGAAGAGGATAAGATTAATGCAGAAATCGCTGGTTTTCAGGATGAATTAAACTCTATCATATCATCTGCTAAAGAGGGTGAGGAAGAGATAATTGGAAGCTCAATTCTGCAGAAAAAGAAAGATATAGAGTTAAAGATACACAAAGCCCAACGGGAATTACGACGTGTCAAGATGAAAAGAAGGGAACAGATTGAAAGCCTGGGGAACGTGCTTCGAAATCTTAATATGCTGATGACACCCGGAATCATTTTAATCATTGCTATCGTTTTGGGTATACGCAGATCCGCCAGAAAGAGACACTATATTAGTCATGCAAGCGATTCTTAA
- a CDS encoding glycosyltransferase yields MKLHLHLPKTIVPKRTRKVVFVGTYLPRKCGIGTFTYDLFHSISEETMCGNCGVIAINDKEEGYAYPQDVVFEINQNDIQSYRVAAGYINLSGMDVVSVQHEFGIFGGEGGKNIDYLLGNLKKPVVTTLHTVNSCLESHYKASFLKVADLSTALIVMSNQAKQIVTDVYGVSENKIHVIPHGIPDVPFVDPSFYKDKFDVEGRFVILTFGLLSPNKGIEMVLNALPGVIKKYPKVAYLILGATHPNVKRLQGEEYRVSLLRLVKKLKLEQHVFFHNRFVELHELCEFIGACDIYITPYLQKEQIVSGTLAYAFGMGKAVISTPYWYAQEMLKDGCGKLVEFGDTASLSNVIIELMENDVERNKIRKNAYELGRNMIWKEVARRYHNVFEKALSEYTISGRGRSLQKQFVEQNPIPEIKLDHLIRLTDDTGVIQHATYGIPNRSSGYSADDVARALVVILQYYNQFQDEKVLPLAERYISFLHHAQLLDGRFHNFMNYKREFIDEVGSEDTWGRVLWAIGCAIYIRSNHQIQLLAREIFGKAITNLEFTHPQALSYAIMGFYYFLLKYEGATQEKRILQDMADKLVEFYEIHKREEWHWFSDTITYGYGKIIEALLLAYKITDCEKYRETAFTCLDSLTERLYKNEYFDFVGNKDWLKPGGKREYYDQQPIDAGYLVETYLAAYDVSRDTKYLDLAQAAFEWFLGRNRSGESLYDFVTGGCNDGLGQHGVNLNQGAESIICFLLASLDIMKYETIKTLVD; encoded by the coding sequence ATGAAATTACATCTTCATCTTCCGAAAACTATTGTTCCAAAGAGAACGAGAAAAGTTGTGTTTGTCGGAACCTATCTGCCTCGTAAATGCGGCATCGGTACGTTTACGTATGACCTTTTTCATTCAATATCTGAAGAAACTATGTGCGGGAATTGTGGGGTGATAGCCATAAACGATAAAGAGGAAGGATATGCTTATCCACAGGATGTCGTGTTCGAAATTAACCAGAACGATATCCAGAGTTATCGGGTAGCTGCTGGCTATATTAACCTCTCGGGTATGGATGTTGTAAGTGTCCAGCATGAGTTCGGGATCTTTGGAGGTGAAGGAGGCAAAAACATCGATTATCTCCTGGGGAATCTGAAAAAGCCCGTTGTTACTACGCTTCATACGGTTAACAGTTGTTTAGAAAGTCATTATAAAGCATCCTTCTTAAAGGTTGCAGACCTTTCAACTGCATTAATTGTCATGAGCAACCAGGCAAAGCAGATTGTTACTGATGTTTATGGTGTTTCAGAAAATAAGATACACGTTATACCCCATGGTATTCCTGATGTTCCCTTCGTTGATCCAAGTTTTTACAAGGATAAATTTGATGTTGAAGGGAGGTTTGTGATACTGACATTTGGCCTCCTGAGCCCTAATAAAGGGATTGAGATGGTACTAAATGCATTGCCTGGAGTTATTAAAAAGTATCCTAAGGTGGCCTACCTTATTCTCGGAGCAACCCATCCAAATGTCAAGCGTCTTCAGGGAGAGGAATACCGTGTGTCATTACTGCGGCTGGTAAAAAAACTGAAACTTGAGCAGCACGTTTTTTTTCATAACAGATTTGTTGAACTCCATGAACTCTGTGAGTTTATCGGGGCATGCGATATCTATATTACCCCGTATCTTCAAAAAGAACAGATTGTCAGCGGTACATTGGCATATGCCTTTGGAATGGGCAAGGCTGTTATTTCGACACCATACTGGTATGCGCAGGAGATGTTAAAGGATGGTTGCGGGAAACTGGTTGAATTTGGAGACACTGCCTCACTGAGTAACGTCATTATTGAACTCATGGAGAATGATGTAGAACGAAATAAAATACGTAAAAACGCCTACGAACTGGGGAGAAATATGATATGGAAAGAAGTAGCAAGACGATACCATAATGTATTTGAAAAAGCCCTGAGTGAGTACACTATCTCAGGGAGAGGAAGAAGTTTGCAGAAACAGTTTGTAGAGCAGAACCCGATACCAGAAATAAAACTCGATCACCTGATCAGGTTGACGGACGATACCGGCGTTATCCAGCATGCTACGTATGGTATTCCGAACAGGAGCTCGGGCTATTCGGCCGATGACGTTGCCAGGGCATTAGTTGTGATTCTTCAATATTACAATCAATTCCAGGATGAAAAGGTCTTGCCTCTGGCTGAGAGATATATAAGTTTCTTACACCATGCGCAGTTACTGGATGGACGTTTTCATAACTTCATGAATTATAAGCGGGAGTTTATTGATGAAGTGGGAAGCGAGGATACATGGGGCAGGGTATTGTGGGCAATTGGTTGTGCAATATACATAAGATCTAACCACCAGATTCAATTACTGGCCAGAGAAATCTTTGGAAAGGCAATAACGAACCTTGAATTTACCCATCCACAGGCATTAAGCTATGCGATAATGGGCTTTTACTATTTTCTCCTCAAGTATGAGGGAGCAACTCAAGAAAAAAGAATTCTCCAGGATATGGCAGACAAACTGGTAGAGTTTTATGAAATACACAAACGGGAAGAGTGGCACTGGTTCAGTGATACTATTACGTATGGATACGGTAAGATTATCGAGGCTCTCCTGCTTGCCTATAAAATTACTGATTGTGAAAAATATCGGGAAACTGCCTTTACCTGTCTTGATTCTCTGACGGAGAGATTGTATAAAAATGAATATTTTGATTTCGTAGGTAATAAAGATTGGTTGAAACCTGGCGGGAAAAGAGAATACTACGACCAGCAACCGATTGATGCCGGTTATCTGGTTGAGACGTATCTTGCGGCGTACGATGTAAGCCGGGATACAAAGTATCTGGATCTGGCCCAGGCAGCCTTCGAATGGTTTCTGGGCAGGAATCGAAGCGGAGAATCACTCTATGATTTTGTCACCGGGGGATGTAATGACGGACTGGGACAGCATGGGGTAAATCTCAACCAGGGTGCAGAATCCATTATCTGTTTCCTGCTTGCTTCTCTGGATATCATGAAATATGAAACCATAAAAACGCTTGTAGACTGA
- a CDS encoding NAD+ synthase yields the protein MAIYTIISVYHSIVTKDEKLFIDFSNELYYYTLIDNVLIRDYCSNIFLTILRCSFFQSVKRYFMKICLAQINPTVGAFQHNVRKICRYIDTARGKGADLVVFPEMSVVGYPPKDLLEISGFVESNLRALDEITGKVTGISAIVGFVDKNSARKGRQFYNAAAHIHDKKIVSKHYKSLLPTYDVFDEARYFEPARSISIAGISGKKFGIAICEDTWGVDVVWPRKIYHKDPVADMIGKGAQIIINISASPFTIGKQEIRLKMLTNHAKRYRVPVIFVNQVGGNDDLVFDGNSMVINKKGVVVDQALSFKEGLLMAEFKGTDVSAWRSESRSVVKGPVTFSGRGEVVSVYEALVLGTRDYVRKCGFKKAVIGLSGGIDSAVTAAIAVKALGKDKVLGVTMPSPFSSKGSVEDSRILAERLGIDFTIIPITSIYKTCLKTLEGVFAGLPFDATEENLQARIRGKILMAISNKHGFLVLTTGNKSELAVGYCTLYGDMCGGLAVLSDIPKTMVYQLAGYINRRKEIIPRNTLEKPASAELRPDQEDQDTLPPYDILDAILKAYIEESKDVHDMVKLGFDESLVRDIIKKVDRNEYKRKQAAPGLKVTSKAFGTGRRMPLVQQYNR from the coding sequence TTGGCAATATATACAATCATTTCTGTGTATCATTCAATAGTTACGAAAGATGAGAAATTATTCATTGATTTCTCTAACGAATTGTACTATTACACTCTTATCGATAATGTATTAATCAGGGATTATTGCTCCAATATCTTTTTAACGATATTGAGATGCTCATTTTTTCAAAGCGTAAAACGATATTTTATGAAAATCTGCCTGGCTCAAATAAATCCAACAGTCGGAGCTTTTCAGCACAATGTAAGGAAGATCTGCAGGTATATTGATACTGCAAGGGGAAAAGGGGCGGATCTGGTTGTATTTCCAGAGATGAGTGTCGTAGGTTACCCGCCAAAGGATTTATTGGAAATTTCCGGATTTGTAGAGAGTAATTTAAGGGCTCTGGATGAAATCACAGGTAAAGTAACCGGGATTTCTGCCATTGTCGGTTTTGTTGATAAAAATTCAGCCAGGAAGGGCAGGCAGTTTTACAATGCTGCCGCGCATATTCATGATAAAAAAATTGTCTCAAAACACTACAAATCATTGTTACCTACGTATGATGTGTTCGATGAGGCGAGATACTTTGAGCCTGCTCGCAGCATATCAATAGCAGGGATATCCGGTAAGAAGTTCGGAATTGCCATCTGCGAGGATACCTGGGGAGTAGATGTTGTATGGCCAAGGAAGATTTATCACAAAGACCCTGTTGCAGACATGATAGGGAAGGGCGCTCAGATTATTATAAACATTTCTGCGTCACCATTTACAATTGGTAAACAGGAGATTCGGCTGAAAATGCTGACAAATCATGCGAAGAGGTATCGTGTGCCGGTAATCTTTGTGAATCAGGTTGGCGGAAATGATGATCTGGTATTTGACGGAAACAGCATGGTTATTAATAAAAAGGGGGTTGTCGTAGATCAGGCCTTGAGCTTTAAAGAGGGGTTACTGATGGCTGAGTTCAAAGGGACAGATGTGTCTGCGTGGAGAAGTGAATCCAGATCTGTTGTAAAGGGTCCTGTGACCTTTTCCGGCAGGGGTGAGGTGGTATCAGTCTATGAAGCATTAGTCCTGGGCACAAGAGACTACGTAAGAAAGTGCGGGTTCAAAAAGGCCGTAATTGGACTCAGCGGAGGAATAGACTCTGCTGTTACGGCCGCAATCGCTGTCAAGGCACTGGGGAAAGATAAGGTTCTCGGGGTTACGATGCCTTCACCCTTTTCATCTAAGGGGAGCGTGGAAGATTCACGTATCCTGGCTGAAAGGCTCGGGATTGACTTTACCATAATACCAATTACGTCTATCTACAAAACCTGTTTAAAGACCCTGGAGGGAGTGTTTGCGGGGCTTCCATTTGATGCTACAGAAGAGAACCTGCAGGCTCGGATAAGAGGGAAAATCCTGATGGCGATCTCTAATAAACATGGTTTCCTGGTTCTGACGACCGGAAACAAATCAGAGCTTGCCGTTGGCTATTGTACCTTATACGGTGATATGTGTGGCGGCCTGGCCGTATTATCGGATATTCCGAAGACAATGGTCTATCAATTGGCCGGATACATTAACCGCAGGAAAGAAATTATTCCCAGAAATACCTTGGAGAAACCGGCATCTGCCGAATTAAGACCAGATCAGGAAGATCAGGATACACTTCCTCCGTATGATATTCTCGACGCTATATTGAAGGCCTATATAGAAGAATCAAAAGATGTGCATGATATGGTAAAGCTCGGTTTCGATGAGTCGCTTGTCAGAGATATTATTAAGAAGGTTGACCGGAACGAGTATAAACGAAAGCAGGCAGCTCCCGGGCTCAAGGTTACTTCTAAAGCGTTTGGTACTGGCCGTCGCATGCCTCTTGTGCAGCAATACAACAGGTAG